From Verrucomicrobiota bacterium, one genomic window encodes:
- the thpR gene encoding RNA 2',3'-cyclic phosphodiesterase, giving the protein MPGEVPTFFRLFAAIPVPEAVREQLVKVQAALRREIPATSIRWTSPEQMHLTLRFYGDVPTSQLPQLMQALRTAAASHHPITLRAMGLGAFPTPSRPRVLWAGVQGEPANALIQLWQSLNRETANFGSPPDHEEFTGHLTLGRIKLLSSRNVASLAARIAAHEATPFGTWQADCFDLMRSELTPAGARHALVERFACIA; this is encoded by the coding sequence ATGCCGGGGGAAGTCCCAACGTTTTTTCGCCTGTTCGCCGCCATTCCGGTGCCCGAAGCGGTGCGGGAACAACTGGTGAAGGTCCAAGCGGCATTGCGCCGGGAAATTCCCGCCACATCCATCCGGTGGACATCGCCCGAGCAGATGCATTTGACCCTGCGGTTTTACGGCGACGTTCCCACCAGCCAATTGCCGCAACTGATGCAGGCATTGCGGACCGCCGCCGCCAGCCACCACCCGATCACCTTGCGCGCGATGGGACTGGGAGCTTTCCCAACCCCCAGCCGTCCACGGGTGCTGTGGGCTGGAGTTCAGGGCGAGCCGGCCAATGCTCTGATCCAACTGTGGCAATCGCTCAACCGGGAAACCGCGAATTTCGGTTCGCCACCGGATCATGAAGAGTTCACCGGCCACCTCACCTTGGGCCGCATTAAACTTCTGTCGTCCCGGAATGTCGCCAGCCTGGCCGCCCGCATCGCAGCCCACGAGGCGACTCCGTTTGGCACCTGGCAGGCAGACTGCTTTGATTTGATGCGCAGTGAACTGACTCCGGCAGGCGCGCGCCATGCGTTGGTGGAACGATTTGCCTGCATTGCGTAG
- a CDS encoding PDZ domain-containing protein — MFLLAGISLALQVSLSATQFYVSPTGNDANSGTKEQPFATLTRAQQAARSIKRDSPITVYLRSGIYYLPATLKFTAEDSGTATAPVIYMAAEGETPVISGGQKLALTWEPYRNGIMKAKVPSDFTSDQLFVNGERQNMARYPNFDPQVRHFNGFAADAFSPERAARWADPRGGYIHAMHRAEWGDFHYVITGKGPDNKVTYEGGWQNNRRMGMHNQHRMVENIFEELDVPGEWFHDAKTGTLYFYPPPGLDLAKATVEAVRLRHLVEFLGTMDKPVKFVTLRGLTFRHAARTFMDNKEQLLRSDWTTYRGGAVFINGTEDCTLEDCFLDQVGGNAVFVNNYNRRVTVRGCHIANAGANGVAFVGDPQAVRNPLFEYNERQDFSAIDKTPGPKSHNYPAECLVEDCLIYLSGRVEKQTAPVQIEMAQSITVRHCSIYDVPRAGINIGDGCWGGHVIEFCDIFDTVKETGDHGSFNSWGRDRYWGLKGVDLGTVTLGENKNLPVLDVVKPNILRNNRWRCDHGWDIDLDDGSSNYELRNNLCLNGGIKLREGFYRICENNIMVNNSFHPHVWYGNSQDTFRRNLMFGAYRPIRVNKPWGKECNYNLLHKPGQTTPAPATGFQGQSGLDANSIEADARFVDAAKGDYRVRDDSPALKLGFQNFPMDQFGVQKPALKALARTPELPDPNKTLATEPKSQRDARTAQWLGATVKNVIGLGEISAAGLPGEIGVTVVEAPKSSAAAKAGLQAGDILLKCNGKEANSLDDFLKLFRAAPAGQPVKLGIWRNQKAEIIEVLAANELLLSPRDAKINGVGTRPRYDARKNFMGSWNNASASLEWSLKVPKAGDYEVVILLAGMAPGNTFEVKIGNQTLTGTVLNTGGWEKFEAVKLGSVRLEQTGEAVVTLKPVKVTGAVMNLRALLLTPKP; from the coding sequence ATGTTCCTGCTGGCAGGCATTTCGCTTGCCCTTCAAGTTTCGCTGAGCGCGACGCAATTCTACGTCAGCCCGACGGGCAATGATGCCAATTCGGGCACGAAAGAACAACCGTTTGCCACTCTGACACGTGCACAGCAGGCAGCCCGTTCCATCAAACGAGACAGCCCCATCACGGTTTATCTGCGGAGCGGGATATATTATCTGCCGGCAACTTTGAAATTTACGGCGGAAGACTCCGGCACCGCCACAGCCCCGGTGATTTATATGGCCGCCGAGGGAGAAACGCCGGTGATCAGCGGCGGGCAGAAACTGGCGTTGACCTGGGAGCCGTATCGCAACGGGATCATGAAAGCCAAGGTCCCCAGCGACTTCACCTCGGACCAACTCTTCGTCAACGGGGAGCGACAAAACATGGCGCGGTATCCCAACTTTGATCCGCAGGTGCGCCATTTCAACGGCTTTGCCGCCGATGCCTTCAGCCCGGAACGCGCCGCGCGCTGGGCTGATCCGCGCGGGGGATACATCCACGCGATGCATCGCGCTGAATGGGGCGATTTTCATTACGTGATCACCGGCAAAGGCCCGGACAACAAGGTCACCTATGAAGGCGGCTGGCAGAATAATCGCCGCATGGGGATGCATAACCAGCATCGCATGGTGGAGAATATCTTCGAGGAACTGGACGTCCCCGGCGAGTGGTTCCACGACGCCAAAACCGGCACGCTGTATTTTTATCCACCGCCGGGCCTTGATCTGGCCAAAGCCACCGTGGAAGCCGTCCGCCTGCGGCACCTGGTGGAATTCCTTGGCACCATGGATAAGCCGGTCAAATTCGTAACCCTCCGGGGCCTGACGTTCCGGCATGCGGCGCGCACCTTCATGGATAACAAGGAGCAACTGTTACGCAGCGATTGGACCACGTATCGCGGCGGCGCGGTTTTTATCAATGGCACGGAGGATTGCACGCTGGAAGATTGCTTCCTGGACCAGGTGGGTGGCAATGCCGTCTTCGTGAACAATTATAACCGGCGGGTAACAGTTCGCGGTTGCCACATTGCCAACGCCGGCGCGAATGGCGTCGCCTTTGTGGGCGATCCCCAAGCGGTGCGCAATCCGCTGTTTGAATACAACGAGCGGCAGGACTTTTCCGCGATTGATAAAACGCCGGGGCCGAAATCCCACAACTACCCCGCCGAATGCCTGGTCGAGGATTGCCTGATCTATCTCAGCGGACGCGTCGAGAAGCAGACCGCCCCGGTGCAGATCGAGATGGCCCAGAGCATCACCGTGCGGCATTGCTCCATTTACGATGTGCCGCGCGCGGGCATCAACATCGGCGACGGCTGCTGGGGCGGGCATGTCATCGAGTTCTGCGACATCTTTGATACCGTCAAGGAAACCGGCGATCATGGTTCCTTCAACTCCTGGGGGCGCGACCGTTACTGGGGACTAAAAGGCGTGGACCTCGGCACCGTGACGCTGGGCGAAAACAAAAACCTGCCGGTGTTGGATGTCGTCAAACCCAACATCCTGCGAAACAACCGCTGGCGGTGCGATCACGGCTGGGATATTGACCTGGATGACGGCTCTTCCAATTATGAACTCCGCAACAATCTCTGCCTGAACGGCGGCATCAAACTGCGCGAGGGCTTCTACCGGATTTGCGAAAACAACATCATGGTCAACAATTCCTTCCACCCACACGTATGGTACGGCAACAGCCAGGACACCTTCCGCCGCAACCTGATGTTCGGCGCTTACCGCCCGATCCGCGTCAATAAACCGTGGGGTAAGGAATGCAATTACAACCTGCTGCACAAGCCGGGCCAGACGACGCCCGCGCCCGCCACCGGCTTCCAAGGGCAAAGCGGGCTGGATGCCAATTCCATCGAGGCCGACGCCCGGTTCGTGGATGCCGCCAAGGGCGATTACCGCGTCCGGGATGATTCCCCCGCCCTCAAGCTGGGCTTCCAGAATTTCCCCATGGATCAATTCGGCGTGCAGAAGCCGGCCCTGAAAGCCCTGGCGCGCACACCGGAGTTGCCCGATCCCAACAAGACTCTGGCGACGGAGCCCAAATCGCAGCGGGACGCCCGGACCGCGCAATGGCTGGGAGCCACCGTGAAAAATGTCATTGGCCTCGGCGAGATTTCCGCCGCCGGGTTGCCCGGTGAGATTGGCGTGACGGTGGTGGAAGCGCCCAAGTCGAGCGCCGCCGCCAAAGCCGGTTTGCAGGCCGGCGACATCCTCCTGAAGTGCAATGGCAAGGAAGCCAACTCGCTCGATGATTTCCTCAAACTATTCCGCGCCGCCCCCGCCGGACAACCCGTCAAGCTGGGCATCTGGCGCAACCAGAAAGCGGAGATCATCGAGGTGCTGGCCGCCAACGAATTGCTCCTCAGCCCGCGCGACGCCAAAATCAACGGTGTGGGCACCCGCCCGCGTTACGATGCGCGCAAGAATTTCATGGGCAGTTGGAACAATGCCAGCGCCTCGCTCGAATGGTCCCTGAAAGTCCCCAAGGCGGGCGATTATGAAGTGGTGATCCTGCTGGCCGGCATGGCGCCGGGCAACACCTTCGAGGTGAAGATCGGGAACCAGACGCTGACCGGCACCGTGCTCAACACCGGCGGTTGGGAGAAATTCGAGGCCGTCAAACTCGGCTCTGTGCGGCTGGAGCAAACGGGCGAAGCCGTGGTCACCTTGAAGCCCGTCAAAGTGACCGGCGCGGTGATGAACCTGCGCGCGCTGCTGCTCACGCCGAAACCTTGA